CGAGTTTATGAAGAGTTTAAAAAAACTCCTTCAAGTTATAGACGTGTACGTCGTTCCCAAACCGAACTTAGAGGAGTGCGTACTTGATGTAAAAGGTCTAAAAATCGCATGCCTCCCATACCCTTCCGAGAGGGTTTTAACGAGGGCGGGCGAGGATTCTAAACTCTCATACGCAGTTCTCGTGGAAAAGGCCATCAAGTATCTTTACGAAAAGGTAAAAGATGCACCTCTTAAGGTACTCCTTTCTCACCTTTTTATAGCGGGTTCAAAGTACACGAGAACCGAGAGGGAGGCTACTATCACAGATTACTACGCGGTAGAACCTTCCGCAATTCCCGAAGGCTTTGATTACGTAGCCCTCGGACACGTACACAGGTATCAGAGGATAGAAAAAGCACCAACCCACGTTTACTACACCGGTTCCCTCTTTCAGCTTGACTTTTCTGAAGCCGGGCAGGAAAAGTTTTTTAACTTCGTAGAATTGAAGGAAGGAGAGCCTCCCCACGTTGAAGCGATAAAACTCTCACTGAAGAACCCACTTCACACCTTTGAAATAAACCAAGAAAATTACGCAAAGGAACTCGAAAAAATAAAAGACGTTCAGGGCTACATCAA
The genomic region above belongs to Aquifex aeolicus VF5 and contains:
- a CDS encoding exonuclease SbcCD subunit D codes for the protein MRLIHLSDIHAGKNLGRVSRNEDVVYALNQVVDFCKENKPDLVLVAGDVFDKANPDNEAKEIIFDFFLKLHSLNIPSVVISGNHDSYEFMKSLKKLLQVIDVYVVPKPNLEECVLDVKGLKIACLPYPSERVLTRAGEDSKLSYAVLVEKAIKYLYEKVKDAPLKVLLSHLFIAGSKYTRTEREATITDYYAVEPSAIPEGFDYVALGHVHRYQRIEKAPTHVYYTGSLFQLDFSEAGQEKFFNFVELKEGEPPHVEAIKLSLKNPLHTFEINQENYAKELEKIKDVQGYIKVHLIVKDKTKMHLVAEKVKEALGEKLIKLELLTPEEAIKKRLEEEREIQKLNLLDLYRDYFKESYGREVPQEIIKTVSQLLEQVHES